From Apium graveolens cultivar Ventura chromosome 9, ASM990537v1, whole genome shotgun sequence, the proteins below share one genomic window:
- the LOC141687043 gene encoding phytochrome-interacting ankyrin-repeat protein 1-like, whose product MVSSRGRRVSRGGGGIRDDRGWTMLHIGARRGDVKEVRRLLNEGVDANIAAFGPKSHGITPLHLAAKGGHLKVMDALLECGANIDARTKGACGWTPLHTAAKERNRKAVKYLVENGAFLPDDINDPRFNPPLHYCSGLEWAYEAMKLLQEENSSSGETNYTSES is encoded by the exons ATGGTTTCAAGTCGTGGGAGACGAGTTTCGAGGGGTGGAGGTGGTATTAGGGATGATAGAGGGTGGACTATGCTTCATATTGGTGCTCGACGAGGCGATGTCAAGGAG GTGAGACGTCTTCTCAACGAAGGGGTTGATGCTAATATCGCTGCTTTTGGGCCCAAATCACATGGGATAACCCCTCTCCATCTTGCTGCCAAGGGTGGCCACCTTAAAGTGATGGATGCATTGCTTGAGTGTGGGGCAAATATTGATGCCCGAACCAAGGGTGCCTGTGGCT GGACTCCCCTACACACTGCAGCCAAAGAAAGAAACAGGAAAGCGGTCAAATACCTGGTTGAAAATGGTGCTTTCTTGCCTGATGACATTAATGACCCTAGGTTTAATCCTCCCCTCCATTACTGTTCTGGTCTGGAATGGGCTTATGAGGCAATGAAGCTTCTTCAAGAAGAGAACTCATCATCAGGTGAGACCAACTACACCTCAGAAAGCTGA